In Silene latifolia isolate original U9 population chromosome 3, ASM4854445v1, whole genome shotgun sequence, a single window of DNA contains:
- the LOC141648270 gene encoding uncharacterized protein LOC141648270: MALLCRIKETKSINLFNNFRRFYSQIHAPRLSINQTSIKPISDYYHYIRFTNAPKNLGFFDSRVRFFAAPAQYVKKEEVKEVNKTRINEEIEADVVRLVTDEGHTVVSRWEALQRAKELQLDLVEVNKNAKPPVCKIMNYSREKYKQQVKGKELAKSKAALTLKSASKEVRFSAKAEFKDVKTKVDSVKRLMDRGYRVKCTAQAADGRDMNIVLSQVTDLIKDVGFVESGPHIDEKQGYIIVRHFKFGLPKKGKKSSTVSSKVLSPTNSDDQSQSDSPVESGDYDDDVNLDNEVKDPLQYQQGISPSRSKDAKGTPKSQSPNLPPNLTPASQYQQGKSRSRSNDVMGTSKSQSPNVPPNVTPAPQPQNRYAKKGPNNAPPMRTPHFQEFPPGGHAGSEGSSSRNSGIPPLRSNDVMGTPKSQSPIFPPNVTPAPQPQNRYAKKVPNNAPPLRTPHSQGVPPVVPRQAGSESFSSRNSGPLQNPNSQHRGEIPNGARQNGNNFSPLIGNPRPPSSPRGDVPKSTSFGVFSEVKPNNGRFESGVNQKVTKEFSGRGNMNPPKFNSDGGVAGDDKKFGIFSGKK, translated from the exons ATGGCTCTATTGTGTCGAATCAAAGAGACGAAATCAATCAATTTATTCAATAATTTCAGAAGATTTTACTCTCAGATTCATGCTCCTCGATTATCAATCAATCAAACATCTATAAAGCCGATTTCAGATTATTATCATTATATTCGATTCACGAATGCGCCGAAAAATCTAGGTTTTTTCGATTCTAGGGTTCGATTCTTCGCTGCACCAGCTCAG TATGTTaagaaggaggaagtgaaagaagTGAATAAGACTCGGATTAATGAGGAGATTGAGGCGGACGTCGTTCGGCTGGTTACTGATGAAG GTCATACTGTTGTTTCAAGATGGGAAGCACTACAACGTGCAAAAGAACTCCAGCTTGATTTAGTTGAG GTTAATAAGAATGCAAAACCTCCTGTTTGTAAAATTATGAATTATAGCCGAGAAAAGTACAAGCAACAAGTTAAGGGGAAGGAGTTAGCTAAGAGCAAG GCTGCATTGACCCTAAAGAGTGCTAGCAAAGAAGTCCGTTTTTCTGCTAAGGCC GAATTCAAGGATGTCAAGACAAAAGTAGACAGTGTTAAGAGATTGATGGATCGCGGATATCGTGTAAAG TGTACTGCCCAGGCTGCTGATGGACGGGATATGAATATAGTACTTTCACAAGTGACTGATTTG ATTAAGGATGTTGGCTTTGTGGAATCTGGGCCACATATAGATGAAAAACAGGGATATATTATTGTTAGGCATTTCAAATTTGGCTTACCTAAGAAAGGCAAGAAGTCTTCCACGGTTTCTTCCAAGGTTTTAAGCCCTACTAACTCCGATGACCAATCACAATCTGATAGTCCTGTTGAGTCAGGAGATTATGACGATGACGTGAACCTTGATAATGAAGTTAAGGATCCCTTACAATATCAACAAGGGATATCACCATCAAGAAGCAAAGATGCGAAGGGGACTCCTAAATCGCAATCACCCAACCTCCCTCCTAATTTGACACCGGCCTCACAATATCAACAAGGGAAATCACGATCAAGAAGCAATGATGTGATGGGGACTTCTAAATCGCAATCACCCAACGTCCCTCCTAATGTGACACCGGCCCCACAACCTCAAAATCGGTATGCTAAAAAAGGACCGAATAATGCTCCGCCCATGAGGACTCCTCACTTTCAAGAGTTTCCACCTGGGGGACATGCTGGAAGTGAAGGTTCTTCCTCTAGAAACTCAGGGATACCACCATTAAGAAGCAATGATGTGATGGGGACTCCTAAATCTCAATCACCCATCTTCCCTCCTAATGTGACACCGGCCCCACAACCGCAAAATCGGTATGCTAAAAAAGTTCCGAATAATGCTCCGCCCTTGAGGACTCCTCACTCTCAAGGGGTTCCACCTGTGGTCCCCAGACAAGCTGGAAGTGAGAGTTTTTCCTCTAGAAACTCAGGGCCTCTTCAAAATCCGAATTCTCAACATCGTGGTGAGATTCCAAACGGAGCAAGACAAAATGGTAATAACTTCTCGCCCCTTATTGGAAACCCTAGACCACCTAGCTCTCCTCGTGGCGATGTGCCTAAGTCAACTAGTTTCGGCGTTTTTAGTGAGGTGAAGCCAAATAATGGAAGATTTGAATCAGGAGTAAATCAGAAAGTTACCAAAGAATTTTCCGGCAGGGGTAATATGAACCCTCCTAAGTTTAACTCTGATGGCGGTGTCGCTGGTGATGACAAGAAATTTGGAATATTCAGTGGCAAAAAATGA